Proteins co-encoded in one Flavobacterium fluviale genomic window:
- the hisH gene encoding imidazole glycerol phosphate synthase subunit HisH: MVGIIDYGMGNLLSVYNAFDYLGEDVKICPHPENLKDVDHIVIPGVGAFKDCIDLLTESGFNEELRTQVIKNGKPTLGICLGMQVMARKGYEFGEHLGLGWFDSEVIKIDIKDTELKLPNIGWNEIEQKIDHPLFKGITNMSDFYLVHSFYMNCVEKKDIVATYQYGDNQITAAVLKDNVFATQFHPEKSQDNGLKLLNNFIKWKP; this comes from the coding sequence ATGGTTGGTATTATTGATTATGGAATGGGTAACCTTTTATCTGTTTACAATGCATTTGATTACTTAGGCGAAGATGTTAAAATTTGCCCACACCCAGAGAATCTTAAAGATGTGGATCATATTGTGATTCCAGGGGTTGGCGCATTTAAAGATTGCATCGATTTATTAACCGAAAGTGGTTTCAATGAAGAATTGCGAACTCAGGTTATCAAAAATGGCAAGCCAACTTTAGGAATATGTTTAGGTATGCAAGTAATGGCTAGAAAAGGTTACGAATTTGGAGAGCATTTGGGACTTGGTTGGTTTGATTCAGAAGTTATAAAAATTGATATTAAGGATACCGAATTAAAATTGCCAAATATTGGATGGAATGAAATCGAGCAGAAAATAGACCATCCTCTTTTTAAGGGAATTACCAATATGTCAGATTTTTACCTTGTTCACTCATTTTATATGAATTGTGTTGAAAAAAAGGATATTGTAGCTACATATCAATATGGTGATAATCAAATAACAGCAGCCGTTTTGAAAGATAACGTTTTTGCAACTCAGTTCCATCCTGAAAAAAGTCAAGATAATGGATTGAAACTCCTTAATAATTTTATTAAATGGAAACCATAG
- a CDS encoding GNAT family N-acetyltransferase: MIYKCLRKQIFSQDSYTIVPIRMEDRFEIMKWRNEQIFHLRQDRLLTEKDQNVYYDKVVRSLFDNEKPNQILFSYLENGKCIGYGGLVHINWIDKNAEISFIMETSLEKQYFSKHWTTYLALIQKLAFDELNFHKVFLYAFDLRPHLYPVVENAGFLKEAVLKEHCLFEGEYKDVVIHSKFNKC; the protein is encoded by the coding sequence ATGATTTATAAATGTTTACGTAAGCAAATTTTTTCTCAAGATTCTTACACTATCGTTCCGATTCGAATGGAAGATAGATTTGAAATTATGAAATGGCGTAATGAACAAATTTTTCACCTTCGACAGGATAGGCTATTGACAGAAAAAGATCAAAACGTATATTATGATAAAGTTGTGCGAAGCTTGTTTGATAACGAAAAACCGAATCAAATTCTTTTTTCATATTTAGAAAATGGTAAATGTATTGGTTACGGGGGATTAGTACATATTAACTGGATAGATAAAAATGCTGAGATTTCGTTCATTATGGAAACGTCTTTAGAAAAACAGTATTTCAGCAAGCATTGGACAACCTATCTCGCATTAATACAAAAGTTGGCTTTTGATGAATTAAATTTTCATAAAGTTTTTCTTTATGCTTTTGATTTGAGGCCCCACCTTTATCCGGTTGTCGAGAATGCTGGTTTTTTAAAAGAAGCAGTACTTAAAGAGCATTGTTTGTTTGAAGGCGAATATAAAGATGTTGTTATTCATTCAAAATTTAATAAATGTTAG
- a CDS encoding GNAT family N-acetyltransferase — translation MLEFRKAILDDSAVYFEWTNDEVVRNQSFNSEVISWEEHCNWFLDRVNNPSCLMLIFNDVSSNVGQVRIQEESDKNVIIGISVGKEHRGKGYAKLMLELASDYFLSENPEFCIHAYIKSQNLHSKFAFEKAGFDFVEMTTYKDHVSYHYIKIKNKK, via the coding sequence ATGTTAGAATTTAGAAAAGCTATTTTAGATGATTCCGCGGTTTATTTTGAATGGACAAATGATGAAGTAGTTAGGAATCAATCTTTCAATTCAGAAGTTATTTCTTGGGAAGAACATTGTAATTGGTTTTTAGATAGAGTTAATAATCCATCATGTTTGATGTTAATTTTCAACGATGTTAGTTCTAATGTTGGACAAGTAAGGATTCAAGAAGAGAGTGATAAAAATGTAATTATAGGTATTTCTGTTGGAAAAGAGCATAGAGGTAAGGGTTATGCAAAATTAATGTTAGAATTAGCTTCTGATTATTTTTTAAGCGAAAATCCGGAATTTTGTATTCATGCTTATATTAAAAGCCAAAATTTGCATTCAAAGTTTGCTTTTGAAAAAGCAGGATTCGATTTTGTTGAAATGACAACTTATAAAGATCATGTTAGCTATCATTATATAAAAATAAAAAATAAAAAATGA
- the hisF gene encoding imidazole glycerol phosphate synthase subunit HisF, with protein sequence MSKLRLIPKLQLKPASYNPNKLVLVVTRQFGNVTEIGDPVSQAKIFQDQASDELIFVNIDEKNSSEIKSLADVINKVSQEIFMPLTVGGGVNKIEDFRLLLSNGADKISINSAAVLNQGLITRAADKFGAQCVVVSIDYKKDANGNYFVYINGGKEKTPFHPVEWAIKAQEFGAGELLLTSIDNDGMKNGLDLQITKEICDNVTLPVITAGGCGLAKDFSDGFLIGKANAVSAGTFFAHRDQNFMQTRSHILNSGVNIRK encoded by the coding sequence ATGTCAAAATTAAGACTTATACCTAAACTTCAGCTGAAGCCGGCTTCTTATAATCCAAATAAGCTTGTACTTGTTGTTACAAGACAATTTGGAAATGTTACAGAAATTGGAGATCCTGTTTCTCAGGCTAAAATTTTTCAGGATCAAGCTTCTGATGAGTTGATTTTTGTAAACATAGATGAAAAAAATAGTTCAGAAATTAAATCACTGGCAGATGTAATAAATAAAGTTTCGCAGGAAATTTTTATGCCTTTAACTGTTGGTGGCGGGGTTAACAAAATTGAAGATTTTAGGCTCTTATTGAGTAATGGAGCAGATAAAATTTCAATTAATTCGGCAGCAGTATTAAATCAAGGTCTAATAACAAGAGCTGCAGATAAGTTTGGCGCTCAATGTGTTGTCGTGAGTATTGATTATAAAAAAGATGCAAACGGAAACTATTTTGTTTATATCAATGGTGGAAAAGAAAAAACTCCCTTTCATCCTGTAGAATGGGCAATCAAAGCACAAGAATTTGGGGCGGGAGAACTATTATTGACTTCAATAGATAATGATGGTATGAAAAATGGACTTGATCTTCAAATTACAAAGGAAATCTGTGACAATGTAACTTTGCCTGTTATTACAGCTGGAGGATGTGGTCTTGCTAAAGATTTTTCTGACGGTTTTCTTATTGGGAAAGCGAATGCCGTTTCGGCGGGTACTTTTTTTGCCCATAGGGACCAGAATTTTATGCAAACACGCTCTCATATCTTAAATTCAGGTGTAAATATTAGAAAGTAA
- the pseI gene encoding pseudaminic acid synthase translates to MKIGNYQIDKESKVFIIAELSANHNGSIETAKETIRAAKRAGADCIKLQTYTAKTITIDCDKEDFLIKGTIWEGKNLYKLYQEAYTPWEWHEELFNVAAEEGLLCFSSPFDKTAVDFLEKLRVPAYKIASFEITDIPLIEYVASKGKPIILSTGIAEQEDIELALQACKKMGNDNIALLKCTSSYPAPIDEANMCMVKDLAERYNVISGLSDHTMGATVPIVATCFGAKIIEKHFILDRSVGGPDASFSMNEEEFTAMVKAVREAESAIGKVDYSLTEKQAKGKDFSRSLYVVKDVVAGDLITEENVKSIRPGFGLHPKYLNDLLGMKFKKDVERGSRFTKDII, encoded by the coding sequence ATGAAAATTGGTAATTATCAAATAGATAAAGAAAGTAAAGTTTTTATTATTGCAGAATTGTCCGCAAATCATAACGGAAGTATCGAAACTGCTAAGGAGACTATTAGAGCTGCAAAAAGAGCAGGAGCTGACTGCATAAAACTCCAAACATATACAGCGAAAACAATTACTATTGATTGCGATAAGGAAGATTTTTTAATTAAAGGAACAATCTGGGAGGGGAAAAATTTATATAAATTGTATCAAGAAGCTTATACACCATGGGAATGGCATGAGGAATTATTTAATGTCGCAGCTGAAGAAGGCTTACTTTGCTTTTCTTCACCATTTGACAAAACAGCAGTAGATTTTCTTGAAAAGTTAAGGGTTCCCGCATATAAAATCGCTTCTTTTGAAATTACGGACATACCATTAATAGAATATGTTGCTTCAAAAGGAAAACCTATTATATTGTCGACTGGCATTGCTGAACAAGAAGATATAGAGTTAGCATTACAAGCTTGTAAAAAAATGGGTAATGACAATATAGCTTTACTTAAATGTACTTCAAGCTATCCAGCTCCAATTGATGAAGCAAATATGTGCATGGTTAAGGATTTAGCCGAAAGATATAACGTAATAAGTGGTTTGTCGGATCATACTATGGGCGCAACAGTTCCTATAGTAGCAACTTGTTTTGGTGCTAAAATAATTGAAAAACATTTTATTTTAGACCGATCAGTTGGGGGGCCGGATGCTTCATTTTCAATGAATGAAGAAGAATTTACAGCTATGGTTAAGGCCGTACGTGAAGCTGAAAGCGCCATTGGAAAAGTTGACTACAGCTTGACTGAGAAACAAGCTAAAGGGAAAGATTTTTCTCGATCGCTTTATGTTGTAAAAGATGTTGTAGCTGGGGATTTAATTACCGAAGAAAATGTAAAATCAATTAGGCCAGGTTTTGGATTACATCCAAAATATTTAAATGATTTATTGGGAATGAAATTTAAAAAAGATGTCGAACGTGGAAGTAGATTTACTAAGGACATAATTTAA